A genomic stretch from bacterium includes:
- the ppdK gene encoding pyruvate, phosphate dikinase, with the protein MPRPWVYFFGNGKADGKSDMKNLLGGKGANLAEMNLLGLPVPPGFTITTEVCTAYYQNNRQYPEGLKEEVAQNLAKVEAIMDCRFGDPEKPLLLSVRSGARASMPGMMDTILNLGLNDQTVQGVVARSGDERFAYDSYRRFIQMYSDVVLDVDREFFEHQIEERKEQKKIRLDTELSAQDWKELVAVFKKHVRQITGKDFPEDPKEQLWGAVGAVFGSWMNKRAIEYRRINDIPEAWGTAVNVQAMVFGNMGSDCATGVAFTRDPSTGEKRFFGEFLVNAQGEDVVAGIRTPQPINLAGKKHDKSDLPSLEEVMPECYQELVNIYQKLEKHYRDMQDIEFTIEKRKVWMLQTRNGKRTAQAAVKIAVDMLNEKLIERKEAILRVNPAQLDQLLHPMLDPKAKKQVIAKGLPASPGAAAGKVVFSAEDAQHAHEKGEKVILVRLETSPEDIHGMHVAEGILTARGGMTSHAAVVARGMGKPCVTGCGELAISYSKRQMSVGEHVIKQGDFLTLNGSTGEVILGKVPTIEPELSGDFGIFMSWVDEFRKLKVRTNADTPHDANVARRFGAEGIGLCRTEHMFFEGDRIDAVREMILADDRRGREKALAKILPMQKGDFKGIFREMKDLPVTIRLLDPPLHEFLPHTDDEIQQVSEKIDLPFERIKKKLETLHEFNPMLGHRGCRLGISFPEIYEMQVRAIMEAACELAKDEGFKIIPEIMIPLVGHVNELAYLRQSTEEVCKKVLKEKGLQLEYLIGTMIELPRAALTADQVAREADFFSFGTNDLTQTTFGLSRDDAGKFLPAYLEKKILPEDPFVSLDIEGVGTLIKYAVDLGRRTKPKLKVGICGEHGGDPRSVAFCHKIHLDYVSCSPYRVPVARLAAAHAALKEGDN; encoded by the coding sequence ATGCCACGTCCCTGGGTCTATTTTTTCGGAAACGGCAAAGCCGACGGCAAGAGCGACATGAAGAACCTGCTCGGCGGAAAGGGCGCCAACCTGGCCGAGATGAACCTGCTGGGCCTGCCGGTGCCGCCGGGCTTCACGATCACTACCGAGGTCTGCACCGCTTACTATCAGAACAACCGCCAATATCCCGAGGGCTTGAAGGAAGAGGTCGCGCAAAACCTGGCCAAGGTCGAGGCGATCATGGATTGCCGCTTCGGCGATCCTGAGAAGCCGCTGCTCCTTTCGGTTCGCTCCGGCGCCCGGGCCAGCATGCCCGGAATGATGGACACCATCTTGAACCTGGGGCTCAACGACCAAACCGTCCAGGGCGTGGTCGCCCGCTCCGGCGACGAGCGCTTCGCCTACGATTCCTACCGCCGCTTCATTCAGATGTACTCCGACGTGGTCTTGGACGTGGATCGCGAGTTCTTCGAGCATCAGATCGAGGAGCGCAAGGAGCAGAAAAAGATCCGGCTCGACACCGAGCTCAGCGCCCAGGATTGGAAGGAATTGGTCGCCGTCTTCAAGAAGCATGTCCGCCAAATCACCGGCAAGGACTTCCCGGAGGATCCCAAGGAGCAGCTCTGGGGCGCGGTCGGCGCGGTCTTCGGCTCCTGGATGAACAAGCGGGCCATCGAATACCGCCGGATCAACGACATCCCGGAAGCTTGGGGCACCGCGGTCAACGTTCAGGCCATGGTCTTCGGCAACATGGGCAGCGACTGCGCCACCGGCGTCGCCTTCACCCGCGATCCCTCGACCGGCGAGAAGCGCTTCTTCGGCGAATTTTTGGTCAACGCCCAGGGCGAGGACGTGGTCGCCGGCATCCGGACCCCTCAGCCGATCAACCTCGCCGGCAAGAAGCATGACAAGTCGGATTTGCCCTCGCTCGAAGAGGTGATGCCCGAGTGCTACCAGGAGCTGGTCAACATCTACCAGAAGCTCGAGAAGCACTACCGCGACATGCAGGACATCGAGTTCACCATCGAGAAGCGCAAGGTTTGGATGCTCCAGACCCGCAACGGCAAGCGCACCGCCCAGGCGGCGGTGAAGATCGCGGTCGACATGCTGAACGAGAAATTGATCGAGCGGAAGGAAGCCATTCTCCGGGTCAACCCGGCCCAGCTCGACCAGCTCCTCCACCCGATGCTCGATCCCAAGGCCAAGAAGCAGGTCATCGCCAAGGGCCTGCCGGCCTCGCCCGGCGCGGCTGCCGGCAAGGTCGTCTTCTCGGCCGAGGATGCCCAGCACGCCCACGAAAAAGGCGAGAAGGTCATCTTGGTTCGATTGGAAACCTCGCCCGAAGACATCCACGGCATGCATGTCGCCGAGGGCATCCTGACCGCCCGCGGCGGGATGACTTCGCACGCCGCGGTGGTGGCTCGGGGCATGGGCAAGCCTTGCGTCACCGGTTGCGGCGAGCTGGCGATCAGCTATTCGAAGCGCCAGATGTCGGTCGGCGAGCATGTGATCAAACAGGGCGACTTCCTCACCCTGAACGGCTCGACCGGCGAGGTGATTTTGGGCAAGGTCCCGACCATCGAACCCGAGCTTTCCGGCGACTTCGGCATCTTCATGAGCTGGGTCGACGAGTTCCGCAAACTGAAGGTTAGGACCAACGCCGACACGCCCCACGACGCCAACGTCGCCCGCCGCTTCGGCGCCGAAGGCATCGGCCTCTGCCGGACCGAGCACATGTTCTTCGAGGGCGACCGGATCGACGCGGTCCGCGAGATGATCTTGGCCGACGACCGCCGCGGCCGCGAAAAGGCCCTGGCCAAGATCCTTCCGATGCAAAAGGGCGACTTCAAGGGCATCTTCCGGGAGATGAAGGATTTGCCGGTGACGATCCGGCTGCTCGACCCGCCGCTCCACGAGTTCCTCCCCCACACCGACGACGAGATCCAGCAAGTCTCGGAGAAGATCGACCTGCCCTTCGAGCGGATCAAGAAGAAGCTCGAGACCCTCCACGAGTTCAACCCGATGCTCGGGCACCGCGGCTGCCGGCTCGGCATCTCCTTTCCCGAGATCTACGAGATGCAAGTGCGGGCGATCATGGAGGCTGCCTGCGAGCTGGCCAAGGACGAGGGCTTCAAGATCATCCCCGAGATCATGATCCCGCTGGTCGGCCACGTGAACGAGCTGGCTTACCTCCGTCAATCGACCGAAGAGGTCTGCAAGAAAGTCCTGAAGGAAAAGGGCCTCCAGCTCGAATATTTGATCGGCACCATGATCGAATTGCCGCGGGCCGCGCTCACCGCCGACCAAGTCGCCCGCGAAGCCGATTTCTTCTCTTTTGGCACCAACGACCTGACCCAAACCACCTTCGGCCTGTCGCGCGACGACGCCGGGAAATTCCTGCCGGCCTACCTGGAAAAAAAGATCTTGCCCGAAGACCCCTTCGTTAGCCTCGACATCGAGGGGGTCGGGACCTTGATCAAGTACGCGGTCGATTTGGGCCGGCGGACCAAGCCCAAGCTCAAAGTCGGCATTTGCGGCGAGCACGGCGGCGATCCCCGCTCGGTGGCCTTCTGCCATAAGATCCATCTCGACTACGTCAGCTGCTCGCCCTACCGGGTTCCGGTGGCCCGGCTGGCCGCGGCCCATGCCGCTCTCAAGGAAGGGGATAATTGA